Proteins encoded in a region of the Elaeis guineensis isolate ETL-2024a chromosome 7, EG11, whole genome shotgun sequence genome:
- the LOC105048235 gene encoding LOW QUALITY PROTEIN: probable inactive receptor kinase At4g23740 (The sequence of the model RefSeq protein was modified relative to this genomic sequence to represent the inferred CDS: inserted 2 bases in 2 codons), whose protein sequence is MEEAKLVVSATAILLVCLAAIVSRGAAEPVEDKQTLLDFIARLPPRRVLNWSPFTSVCDTWRGVACSGDRARVVAVRLPGVGFNGRIPSDTLGRLTALQILSLRSNGLFGPIPADFANLTALTGLHLQLNSFSGPLPSDLSGWKNLTVLDLSFNAFNGSIPTSLSNLTHLTALNLSNNSFSGEIPDLQLPSLQXLECSNNHLNGSIPKSLQKFPNSSFSGNHLSPISLSTPPPLPLSSPSPSPSPSPPLPGTGAFRRLSESVILAIIIGGCAVIFAVMALFLFLCCSNRDADGVVAGKGSKGDRSPEKAMAGNQDEMNRLVFFXGCTFAFDLEDLLRASAEVLGKGTFGTAYKAVLEDATMVVVKRLKEVGFGKKEFEQQMEVVGSIKHENVVELRAYYYSKDEKLIVYDYFAHGSVAAWLHGKRGEDRIPLDWETRLKIAVGAARGIAHIHTGNNGKLVHGNIKSSNVFLNNRQYGCVSDLGLTSLMNPTIPPVSRTAGYRAPEVVDLRKATQASDVYSFGVLMLELLTGKSPIQIKGGGDEVIHLVRWVHSVVREEWTAEVFDLELMRYPNIEEEMVEMLQIAMTCVARMPEQRPRMTEVVRMIEDVRRFDTGNRPSSEASTPPKVQVVAGTMATPQ, encoded by the exons ATGGAGGAGGCTAAGCTGGTAGTTTCGGCGACAGCGATTCTGTTGGTCTGCTTGGCGGCGATTGTTTCGCGAGGAGCCGCTGAGCCGGTGGAGGACAAGCAGACTCTGCTGGATTTCATCGCGCGGCTTCCTCCCCGGCGCGTCCTCAACTGGAGCCCCTTCACATCGGTCTGCGACACCTGGCGGGGCGTCGCGTGCAGCGGCGACCGCGCCCGCGTGGTGGCCGTCCGATTGCCTGGGGTCGGCTTCAACGGCCGCATCCCCTCCGACACCCTTGGCCGCCTTACGGCGCTCCAGATCCTGAGCCTCCGCTCCAACGGCCTCTTCGGCCCCATCCCCGCCGACTTCGCCAACCTCACCGCCCTCACCGGCCTCCACCTCCAGCTCAACAGCTTCTCCGGTCCCCTGCCGTCCGATCTCTCCGGCTGGAAGAATCTAACGGTCCTCGATCTCTCCTTCAACGCCTTCAACGGCTCCATCCCGACGTCCCTCTCCAACCTCACCCATCTCACCGCCTTGAACCTCTCCAACAACTCCTTCTCCGGCGAGATCCCCGATCTCCAACTCCCGAGTCTCC CTCTTGAATGTTCCAACAACCACCTCAATGGCAGCATCCCTAAATCTCTACAGAAATTCCCAAATTCCTCTTTCTCCGGCAACCATCTCTCCCCGATTTCTCTCTCGACCCCGCCGCCGTTGCCcctttcctccccttctccttcccCTTCGCCTTCGCCGCCGCTTCCGGGAACGGGAGCTTTCCGCAGGCTCAGCGAGTCGGTGATTCTTGCAATTATCATCGGCGGCTGTGCTGTAATTTTTGCGGTGATGGCGTTGTTTCTTTTCCTCTGTTGCTCGAACAGGGACGCCGATGGCGTGGTCGCCGGGAAGGGATCCAAAGGGGATCGGTCGCCGGAGAAGGCCATGGCCGGAAACCAGGACgagatgaaccggttggtgttct GAGGGTGCACGTTTGCTTTCGACTTGGAGGATCTGCTGAGGGCTTCGGCGGAGGTGTTGGGGAAGGGGACGTTCGGGACGGCGTACAAGGCGGTGTTGGAGGACGCGACGATGGTGGTGGTGAAGAGGCTGAAGGAGGTCGGGTTCGGGAAGAAGGAGTTCGAGCAGCAGATGGAGGTGGTCGGGAGCATCAAGCACGAGAACGTGGTGGAGCTGCGGGCGTATTACTATTCCAAGGATGAGAAGCTCATCGTGTATGACTACTTCGCCCACGGCAGTGTGGCTGCTTGGTTACATG GAAAAAGAGGGGAAGACAGGATACCTCTAGATTGGGAAACTAGATTAAAGATAGCCGTTGGAGCTGCAAGAGGAATTGCACACATCCATACTGGGAACAACGGCAAACTTGTTCATGGGAACATTAAATCATCCAATGTCTTCCTCAACAACCGGCAATATGGATGTGTCTCTGACCTTGGGCTGACGTCCTTGATGAACCCAACGATTCCTCCTGTGTCCCGGACTGCAGGATATCGTGCACCTGAGGTGGTTGACCTGCGAAAAGCAACACAAGCTTCAGATGTTTACAGTTTTGGTGTCCTCATGCTTGAACTTCTCACAGGGAAGTCCCCTATCCAAATAAAAGGTGGGGGTGATGAGGTGATCCACCTAGTACGGTGGGTTCATTCCGTGGTCCGTGAGGAGTGGACTGCAGAGGTGTTTGATCTGGAGCTGATGAGATATCCAAATATAGAGGAGGAGATGGTGGAGATGCTTCAGATTGCAATGACCTGTGTGGCTAGGATGCCAGAGCAAAGGCCCCGGATGACAGAGGTAGTGAGGATGATTGAGGATGTCAGAAGGTTCGATACTGGGAACCGGCCTTCATCGGAGGCCTCAACACCGCCAAAGGTACAGGTTGTAGCAGGAACAATGGCCACGCCACAGTAA
- the LOC105048233 gene encoding uncharacterized protein codes for MVDGPAAKPVLQKPPGYRAEGPAAKPMLQRPPGYRDPAAPPVVASNPPKRRSQLPPTFRHAGKAPCRRRRRFSCCCLCCWLLATGLVLAFLLAVAGGIAYLWFQPRLPSFRVQSVQASRFRVAARSDGSFLDAATAVRILASNPNGKIGLVYGGGEGQVTVVDNDGDVEVGTAPIAGFEQGKKNATVVRFSANAQGVMVDDAVGSRLESRFRSKEIRFGVEVRTRLGFRVVGTATGKVPIRVLCSAVSLKQVERGQTLPKCRINLFRWINLH; via the exons ATGGTGGACGGGCCGGCGGCGAAACCGGTGCTCCAGAAGCCGCCAGGCTACCGGGCGGAAGGGCCGGCGGCGAAACCAATGCTCCAGAGGCCGCCAGGCTACCGGGACCCCGCGGCGCCGCCGGTAGTGGCCTCGAATCCCCCGAAGCGGCGATCGCAGCTGCCCCCGACCTTCCGGCACGCAGGGAAGGCCCCCTGCCGCCGACGGCGGCGTTTCTCCTGCTGCTGCCTTTGCTGCTGGCTCCTCGCCACCGGCCTCGTCCTTGCCTTTCTCCTCGCCGTCGCCGGCGGCATCGCCTACCTCTGGTTCCAGCCCCGCCTCCCCTCCTTCCGCGTCCAGTCCGTCCAGGCCTCGCGGTTCCGCGTCGCCGCCAGATCCGATGGCTCCTTCTTAGACGCGGCCACCGCCGTCCGGATCCTCGCCTCGAACCCCAACGGCAAGATCGGGCTCGTGTACGGCGGCGGGGAGGGACAGGTGACTGTGGTGGACAACGACGGCGATGTGGAGGTGGGGACGGCGCCGATCGCAGGGTTCGAGCAGGGGAAGAAGAATGCAACGGTGGTCCGGTTCTCGGCAAACGCGCAGGGGGTGATGGTGGACGACGCGGTGGGGTCCCGGCTGGAGTCCCGGTTCAGGAGCAAGGAGATCCGGTTCGGTGTGGAGGTCCGGACGAGGCTAGGGTTCCGGGTGGTCGGTACGGCTACCGGGAAGGTGCCAATCCGGGTTCTGTGCAGCGCGGTGAGTTTAAAACAAGTTGAGCGAGGCCAGACACTTCCTAAGTGCCGCATCAACCTGTTCAGATG GATTAATCTACATTGA